The Actinopolyspora erythraea genome has a segment encoding these proteins:
- a CDS encoding type III-B CRISPR module-associated Cmr3 family protein, which yields MNEHALVTVTLEEPMVAGKNPRADSRQDSHDHIPGSVLRGALAAVWLREHGTGANTSPEFERIFEGEGSFGPLHYASSKPVPLSMLTHKYEPTDECHTLWWDRARGEKASYCPVDNCASPLEESKGQPYDEVPSIDRTMVALSTEGVALDGSLYSQRAVQDGLLLRGWVHGDAVRALYPEGTAVDSLLLGSRRSLRGEATVEVDTEAVPEPVELYGEEVVLRLAAPGAFVDEFGMPSATPDPEELSEQLGVSQVEIIDSWTRWEEAGGWHAASGLPKPVERVVAAGSTYRVKCVELPTETARRRLMARGIGLRRREGFGALYRCEPPWGIGAWTSKVAPLKRSRRLLPAFRKRLEELRKGVPDDDRFHKALRDGGFEEDYAEAFRTMLRIDDVKLYEQLLDFLEKP from the coding sequence ATGAACGAACACGCACTGGTGACGGTCACCCTCGAAGAACCGATGGTGGCGGGCAAAAACCCGCGCGCCGACTCCAGGCAGGACAGTCACGACCACATCCCCGGCTCGGTGCTGCGCGGCGCGCTGGCGGCGGTATGGCTGCGGGAACACGGCACCGGGGCCAACACTTCCCCGGAGTTCGAGCGGATCTTCGAAGGGGAAGGCTCTTTCGGGCCGCTGCACTACGCGTCGAGCAAACCCGTCCCGCTGTCGATGCTGACGCACAAGTACGAGCCCACCGACGAATGCCACACCCTGTGGTGGGACCGGGCTCGCGGCGAGAAAGCAAGCTACTGCCCTGTCGACAACTGCGCCAGTCCGCTGGAGGAGAGCAAAGGCCAACCGTACGACGAGGTTCCGAGCATCGACCGCACCATGGTCGCGCTGTCCACCGAGGGCGTGGCGCTGGACGGCAGCCTCTACAGCCAGCGGGCGGTACAGGACGGCCTGCTGCTGCGCGGCTGGGTTCACGGCGACGCCGTGCGGGCGCTGTATCCCGAGGGTACGGCCGTCGACTCGCTGCTTCTGGGGTCACGACGTAGCCTGCGCGGTGAGGCCACGGTCGAAGTGGACACCGAAGCGGTTCCCGAACCGGTGGAGCTCTACGGCGAGGAAGTCGTGCTGCGACTCGCCGCGCCCGGGGCGTTCGTGGACGAGTTCGGTATGCCCAGTGCGACGCCGGATCCGGAGGAGCTGTCCGAACAGCTGGGTGTGTCCCAGGTGGAGATCATCGACTCCTGGACCCGCTGGGAGGAGGCCGGTGGGTGGCACGCGGCCAGCGGGCTGCCCAAACCCGTCGAGCGGGTGGTCGCGGCCGGTTCGACCTACCGGGTAAAGTGCGTGGAACTTCCCACCGAAACCGCCCGGCGCCGACTGATGGCACGCGGGATCGGTCTGCGCCGCCGCGAGGGATTCGGGGCGCTCTACCGGTGCGAACCGCCGTGGGGTATCGGTGCGTGGACCAGCAAGGTCGCTCCGCTCAAACGAAGCCGCCGTTTGCTGCCCGCCTTCCGAAAGCGACTCGAAGAACTCCGCAAAGGGGTTCCGGACGACGATCGATTCCACAAGGCGTTGCGGGACGGCGGTTTCGAGGAGGACTACGCCGAAGCGTTCCGCACGATGCTGCGCATCGATGACGTGAAGCTCTACGAGCAACTGCTCGACTTCCTGGAGAAACCATGA
- a CDS encoding RAMP superfamily CRISPR-associated protein, which translates to MKSALFSLRLRMLTPGGVTAPEALYAPQNTVPLRRDHNNDVHLPGSTLAGSLREHCARYTELHPTEKLSELFGPAPEANERRAASPVGVLGTLLRSGRETSPAKRTSIDRKRGAAANTELHHTELLATGTEFDVVLRWDRPDERLDTFLRALREWRPSIGRGASHGAGKCEVIGLGHRVYDLADSADLLDWIGLTSPEDYPTAQPCTADAADDRLIDVELRIVDGLHIGTGETETDSETERERNPALKRDGEFLVPGTSLKGVLRSRVEYICRVVGAPTCSGRNREDREDHGDCGHCRPCRIFGFSGKEAHTRRARIAVHDSTVTEPVKEWRQHVAIDRFTGGARPKLLYTDEVVTAGRFRLRIDELEPLDEPEPAGSSDSVADRTPRTGTNRLLLEAALADIHDGLVGIGGRTTAGCGTVRVSDPDWQRPAEMTELAERLREEHV; encoded by the coding sequence ATGAAAAGCGCGCTGTTCAGCCTCCGGCTGCGCATGCTCACACCAGGTGGCGTGACCGCGCCGGAAGCACTCTACGCACCGCAGAACACCGTGCCGCTGCGCCGTGATCACAACAACGACGTTCATCTCCCCGGTTCGACCCTGGCGGGCAGCCTGCGGGAGCACTGCGCTCGTTACACCGAGCTGCACCCTACCGAAAAACTGTCGGAGCTGTTCGGCCCGGCCCCGGAAGCGAACGAGCGGCGCGCCGCTTCACCGGTCGGGGTGCTGGGCACGCTGCTGCGCTCCGGGAGGGAAACCTCACCTGCCAAGCGCACCTCGATCGATCGGAAACGCGGGGCGGCGGCCAACACCGAGTTGCACCACACCGAGCTGTTGGCCACCGGGACCGAGTTCGACGTGGTGCTTCGCTGGGACCGCCCCGACGAGCGCCTCGATACGTTCCTGCGGGCGTTGCGGGAATGGCGGCCGAGCATCGGACGCGGTGCCAGTCACGGAGCCGGAAAGTGCGAGGTGATCGGACTCGGACACCGCGTCTACGACCTCGCCGACAGCGCGGACCTGCTGGACTGGATCGGACTCACCTCACCGGAGGACTACCCGACCGCGCAGCCGTGCACGGCCGACGCTGCGGATGACCGGCTGATCGACGTGGAACTGCGCATCGTGGACGGCCTGCACATCGGCACGGGAGAGACCGAGACGGATTCGGAAACCGAACGGGAGAGAAACCCGGCACTCAAGCGTGACGGCGAGTTCCTGGTGCCAGGTACCAGCCTCAAGGGAGTGCTGCGTTCCCGCGTGGAGTACATCTGCCGCGTGGTCGGCGCTCCGACATGCTCGGGCAGGAATCGCGAGGATCGCGAAGATCACGGGGATTGCGGGCACTGCAGACCGTGCCGGATCTTCGGGTTCAGCGGCAAGGAAGCGCACACCCGCCGCGCCAGGATCGCGGTGCACGACAGCACCGTGACCGAACCCGTCAAGGAGTGGCGGCAGCACGTGGCCATCGACAGGTTCACCGGCGGAGCACGGCCGAAGCTGCTCTACACCGACGAGGTGGTGACGGCGGGCCGGTTCCGGCTGCGCATCGACGAGCTCGAACCGCTCGACGAGCCGGAACCGGCCGGGTCGTCGGACTCAGTTGCGGATAGGACACCCCGCACCGGAACGAACCGGTTGCTGCTGGAGGCGGCGCTGGCCGACATCCACGACGGGCTGGTCGGCATCGGCGGTCGGACCACGGCCGGGTGCGGCACCGTCAGGGTGAGCGATCCGGACTGGCAGCGTCCCGCCGAGATGACGGAGCTGGCTGAGCGGCTGCGTGAGGAGCACGTATGA
- a CDS encoding Cas10/Cmr2 second palm domain-containing protein yields MSDYLDVAVVRIQSWLSRVPDLRGRRGASAMIRRATEPVAIDSLLTGWQDHAERCTEAGHVDGVVPLLLHAEDEETQRRVERLVVGHLREWLPGASLRSTLRRGEDWLAAHDGAPACWERDWPAAVSEWPLGKECDWCQTWPANGHRWTGAQENPKREELCPDCLLRYEHGKPRGDQKEPAPGTERELLERWEKQYNTAARVPNKFPDLVEEFGERGDNTHLATVYADGDAISRFGKELHKQRSRGRGDEFDMAKAIDEATWTALLKGIEAVKDPETETLPIVAHLVGGDDVLVSLPAHRAWLFALQMQRKFYESLRESLKTAGLGTIKAPTQSVGMVFHHHSSPLATASDLAEELLKETKREHRSSSASLAWQDITHDGPHPVGRGGITPETLERCWGDLTKLSRLGGSALANLAKLARSNDQQRLRQQAERLGREELVARFSSETIRLADAVGMVRWWKEWS; encoded by the coding sequence GTGGTTGAGCCGGGTCCCGGATCTGCGCGGACGACGGGGGGCCTCTGCCATGATCAGGCGGGCCACCGAACCCGTAGCGATCGACTCGCTGTTGACGGGTTGGCAGGACCACGCGGAGCGGTGCACCGAGGCGGGCCACGTGGACGGCGTGGTGCCGCTGCTGCTGCACGCCGAGGACGAGGAGACACAGCGTCGAGTGGAGCGGCTCGTGGTGGGGCACCTGCGCGAGTGGTTACCGGGAGCTTCGCTGCGCAGCACGCTGCGGCGGGGCGAGGACTGGCTGGCAGCCCACGACGGCGCCCCCGCGTGCTGGGAGCGGGACTGGCCCGCCGCCGTCTCCGAGTGGCCGCTGGGCAAGGAGTGCGACTGGTGCCAGACGTGGCCCGCGAACGGCCACCGCTGGACCGGCGCACAGGAAAATCCCAAGCGGGAGGAGCTGTGTCCGGACTGCCTGCTCCGGTACGAGCACGGAAAACCACGCGGTGATCAGAAGGAGCCCGCTCCCGGGACCGAGCGGGAACTGCTGGAACGCTGGGAGAAGCAGTACAACACCGCCGCGAGGGTTCCAAACAAGTTCCCCGACCTGGTCGAGGAGTTCGGCGAGCGCGGCGACAACACGCACCTGGCGACCGTGTACGCCGACGGCGACGCCATCAGCCGGTTCGGCAAGGAGCTGCACAAGCAGCGGTCTCGCGGTCGTGGCGACGAGTTCGACATGGCCAAGGCCATCGACGAGGCGACCTGGACCGCCCTGTTGAAAGGGATCGAGGCGGTCAAGGACCCCGAAACCGAAACGCTGCCGATCGTGGCTCATCTCGTCGGCGGCGACGACGTGCTGGTCAGCCTGCCCGCGCACCGCGCGTGGCTGTTCGCCCTGCAGATGCAGCGGAAGTTCTACGAGTCGCTGCGGGAATCGCTCAAAACCGCCGGTCTGGGGACCATCAAGGCACCCACGCAGTCGGTGGGCATGGTGTTCCACCATCACTCGAGCCCACTGGCCACGGCCTCGGACCTGGCCGAGGAGTTGTTGAAGGAGACCAAGCGCGAGCACCGGAGCAGCAGTGCCTCGCTGGCCTGGCAGGACATCACCCACGACGGGCCGCACCCGGTCGGACGCGGCGGCATCACTCCGGAAACGTTGGAGCGCTGCTGGGGCGACCTGACGAAACTGTCGAGGCTCGGCGGCTCCGCACTCGCCAACCTGGCCAAACTCGCCCGCTCGAATGATCAACAGCGGCTCCGCCAACAGGCCGAGCGGCTGGGCCGCGAGGAACTCGTGGCGCGGTTCAGCTCCGAAACCATCCGACTCGCGGACGCGGTGGGAATGGTGCGCTGGTGGAAGGAGTGGTCATGA
- a CDS encoding TetR/AcrR family transcriptional regulator, which produces MATGHTDPQRRERIIDAALDLIAEEGIANVSHRRVAARAGVPLGSMTYHFGGLEQLLREAFGRFAERIVALFDSYLAAPADQEQAREAVTDLVHELSEGNQRYLVLTQELYTLAARQPAYRELTEEWMRRSRVHLERHFDPDTARQLDALIEGLTLHRALTPEPHDRVLTREAVTRITTRDPGERRER; this is translated from the coding sequence ATGGCTACCGGACACACCGACCCGCAGCGCCGCGAGCGCATCATCGACGCCGCCCTCGACCTGATCGCCGAGGAGGGGATCGCCAACGTCTCCCACCGCAGGGTCGCCGCCCGGGCGGGTGTGCCGCTGGGGTCGATGACCTACCACTTCGGTGGTCTGGAGCAGTTGCTCCGGGAGGCGTTCGGCCGGTTCGCGGAGCGGATCGTGGCCCTGTTCGACAGCTACCTCGCCGCGCCCGCCGACCAGGAGCAGGCACGGGAGGCGGTGACCGACCTCGTCCACGAGCTTTCCGAGGGCAACCAGCGCTACCTGGTGCTCACCCAGGAGCTCTACACCCTCGCCGCCAGACAGCCCGCCTACCGGGAACTGACCGAGGAGTGGATGCGCCGCAGCCGCGTTCACCTGGAGAGGCACTTCGACCCGGACACGGCCCGCCAGCTCGACGCCCTCATCGAGGGACTGACCCTGCACCGCGCCCTGACCCCCGAACCCCACGACCGCGTCCTCACCCGCGAGGCGGTCACCCGCATCACCACGAGAGATCCGGGTGAGAGGCGGGAGCGTTAG
- a CDS encoding RAMP superfamily CRISPR-associated protein encodes MKSTVEFEIIFHGPFRVSTGHARSGVDSSVPDTERLPNTSLKGVMRASAKRLLGEEAAIIGEVFGSYRHESPWRWKSAKPGSSNWPAPQPAARVRIDPNTHSASENMLAVSEQTWAERARFSVQSRGHLSEETLRKHRLVLAVTGQAVHSLGAETRRGLGWVGISCTNVELDERSVAEFLELKAA; translated from the coding sequence ATGAAATCCACGGTGGAATTCGAGATAATCTTCCACGGACCGTTCCGGGTATCGACCGGGCACGCCCGCTCGGGAGTGGACTCTTCCGTCCCCGATACCGAGCGACTGCCCAACACCAGTCTGAAGGGCGTCATGCGCGCCTCCGCCAAGCGGCTGCTCGGTGAGGAAGCGGCGATCATCGGCGAGGTGTTCGGCTCCTACCGGCACGAGTCCCCGTGGCGCTGGAAAAGCGCGAAGCCAGGTTCCTCCAACTGGCCCGCTCCACAGCCCGCGGCGCGGGTGCGGATCGACCCGAACACCCACAGCGCGAGCGAGAACATGCTGGCGGTCAGCGAACAGACCTGGGCCGAACGCGCGAGGTTCAGCGTCCAATCGCGCGGCCACCTGAGCGAGGAAACACTACGCAAACACCGACTGGTGCTGGCCGTGACAGGGCAGGCCGTCCACTCGCTGGGCGCGGAGACCCGTCGCGGCCTGGGCTGGGTCGGCATCAGCTGCACCAACGTCGAACTGGACGAGCGATCCGTGGCGGAATTCCTGGAGCTGAAGGCGGCATGA